In Scleropages formosus chromosome 10, fSclFor1.1, whole genome shotgun sequence, a single genomic region encodes these proteins:
- the LOC114911625 gene encoding extracellular calcium-sensing receptor-like translates to MEELKCTSLARAAQPELAKSGDLLIGGVFTLYSDYAGKVYTFQNFPEDHKCKNLNFREFQFAETMIFAAEEINKNPGILPNHTIGYIIYNACGYTNILKSATALVTGPEEIDNSNNCTKTKRVQAIIGHSGSTPTIGLARMLGKFQIPVISHFATCACLSDRKEFPTFFRTIPSDYYQSRALAQLVKHFGWTWVGAVSSDNDYGISGMATFLQVAQQEGVCVEYYEAFDSTGPYHMLLRVVHVIKHSTSKVIVAFMTHREVKMLVEELQRQKITGLQWIGSDAWITDNSITASGAHKALVGAIGFVVSKTQIEGLQNFLQQLHPSHFPQSSFIGEFWETVFNCTLSPQSLSTSVRPCSGFEHLESVQNEFTDVSELRFTYNVYKAVYAVAHALHNLYTFGQSSGLATNSTPQPWQVLHSLQTVNFTLKTGEKVFFDSNGDSPARYDLINLQNVKGSTLKVATIGYYDASLPKGQQFIMSDVNIVWRGGSREVPKSMCSESCPPGTRKAVQKGKPVCCFDCVPCAEGEISNATDLLDCVKCQSEYWSNEKRDACILKETEFLSYGDLMGLLLALLSLTGACLTMAVVLIFYCYRSTPIVRANNTELSFLLLFSLTLCFLCSLTFIGRPSQWSCMLRHTAFGVTFVLCISCVLGKTIVVLMAFRATLPGSNVMKWFGPPQQRLSVLAFTLIQVLICVLWLTLSPPFPNKNMKYYKDKVILECDVGSAVGFWAVLGYIGLLSLMCFVLAFLARKLPDNFNEAKFITFSMLIFCAVWITFIPAYVSSPGKFTVAVEIFAILASSFGLLFCIFVPKCYTILLKPEKNTKKILMGKTTN, encoded by the exons ATGGAAGAGCTCAAGTGTACATCGCTGGCCAGAGCAGCCCAGCCGGAGCTGGCCAAGAGTGGGGATCTTCTTATTGGAGGAGTTTTCACCTTATATTCTGACTATGCAGGCAAAGTGTACACCTTTCAAAACTTTCCAGAGGaccataaatgtaaaaa tttaaatttcAGAGAATTCCAATTTGCAGAGACAATGATCTTTGCAgctgaagaaattaataaaaacccTGGAATTCTCCCAAACCACACCATTGGATACATAATCTACAATGCGTGTGGCTACACCAACATACTCAAATCTGCAACTGCACTAGTGACTGGACCAGAGGAAATAGACAACAGCAATAACTGCACCAAAACCAAAAGGGTCCAAGCCATAATAGGGCATTCAGGATCAACTCCTACTATCGGACTTGCGAGGATGTTGGGAAAATTCCAAATACCAGTG ATCAGCCACTTTGCCACGTGTGcatgtctgagtgacagaaaaGAGTTTCCCACCTTCTTCAGGACCATTCCCAGTGACTACTACCAGAGCAGAGCACTGGCCCAGCTGGTTAAACACTTTGGGTGGACCTGGGTTGGCGCTGTCAGCAGTGACAATGACTATGGAATTAGCGGCATGGCTACATTCCTGCAGGTAGCTCAAcaagagggtgtgtgtgtagaaTATTACGAGGCCTTTGACAGTACAGGTCCATACCACATGCTTCTCAGGGTTGTCCACGTCATAAAGCATTCCACCTCCAAAGTCATTGTGGCCTTCATGACACACCGGGAGGTCAAAATGCTGGTGGAAGAGCTGCAAAGGCAAAAAATCACAGGCCTGCAGTGGATTGGCAGCGATGCATGGATCACAGACAACTCCATCACTGCCAGCGGGGCCCACAAGGCTCTCGTCGGGGCCATTGGATTTGTTGTCAGCAAGACACAGATCGAGGGCCTGCAGAACTTCCTACAGCAGCTCCATCCATCCCACTTTCCTCAGAGCTCATTCATcggggaattctgggaaacGGTGTTCAACTGCACTTTGTCCCCACAGAGCTTGAGCACCTCAGTGAGACCATGTAGCGGATTTGAGCATTTGGAAAGCGTGCAGAACGAGTTCACAGATGTGTCAGAGCTGCGATTCACCTACAATGTGTACAAAGCAGTGTATGCTGTGGCCCACGCGCTCCACAACCTCTACACCTTTGGACAAAGCAGTGGCCTTGCCACCAACAGCACACCGCAGCCGTGGCAG GTATTACACTCCCTGCAAACAGTGAATTTCACCCTGAAAACAGGAGAGAAGGTGTTTTTTGACAGCAATGGGGATTCTCCAGCCAGATATGATTTAATCAATCTACAAAATGTGAAAGGAAGCACCTTAAAGGTGGCCACAATCGGTTACTACGACGCATCATTACCCAAGGGTCAGCAGTTCATCATGAGTGATGTCAACATCGTGTGGCGAGGAGGAAGCAGGGAG GTGCCCAAGTCAATGTGCAGTGAGAGCTGTCCCCCAGGCACTCGTAAGGCTGTGCAGAAAGGAAAGCCTGTCTGCTGCTTCGACTGTGTGCCCTGTGCTGAGGGGGAGATCAGTAATGCCACAG ATTTACTAGACTGCGTGAAGTGCCAGTCTGAATACTGGTCCAATGAGAAGAGGGATgcctgcattttaaaagaaactgaattcTTGTCCTATGGAGACCTGATGGGCCTGTTGCTCGCTCTACTTTCATTAACTGGAGCTTGTCTTACCATGGCAGTAGTGCTCATATTTTACTGTTATAGAAGTACACCAATAGTCAGAGCCAACAACAcagagctgagcttcctgctgctcttctcgctcaccctctgtttcctttgctctctcactttcatcggccggccctctcagtggtcctgcatgctgcgtCACACAGCGTTCGGGGTcacctttgtcctctgcatctcttgtgTTCTGGGCAAAACGATAGTGGTGTTGATGGCCTTCAGGGCTACACTGCCAGGCAGCAATGTCATGAAATGGTTTGGACCTCCACAGCAGAGACTCAGTGTTCTTGCATTCACTCTCATTCAGgtcctcatttgtgtgctctggttaacactatcccctcctttccccaacaagaatatgaagtactacaaagacaaggtcattctcgagtgtgacgtgggctcagccgtgggcttctgggctgtgttgggctacattggtctcctctctctcatgtgctttgtactggctttcctggccaggaagctgcccgacaacttcaacgaagccaaattcatcacattcagcatgctcATATTCTGTGCGGTGTGGATCACCTTTATCCCGGCCTATGTCAGCTCACCGGGCAAGTTCACTGTAGCTGTCGAAATCTTTGCCATTCTAGCTTCTAGTTTTGGTTtgctcttttgcatttttgtccCAAAATGTTACACCATTTTACTGAAACCggaaaagaatacaaaaaaaatcttaatgggAAAAACAACCAATTAA